In Dysidea avara chromosome 3, odDysAvar1.4, whole genome shotgun sequence, a single window of DNA contains:
- the LOC136250742 gene encoding uncharacterized protein isoform X1 has product MHMHHNLNFLLNSFRYLHPDSNGVNPTNFYGNSGGTFTRGDQRVTPSRHHTSPPSRLEYNSSNQDQAVFMSMLQSMSMSLSGIQAQLSTMDQKYERQEKQLSELKSSVKILGKQKQAVTVQPKSRKSPRGISACVRSVHATLLEREQFKADESAKSPHNKTTIETLVNKIKGQDYPDRTKIAYAAKKYHEYLVRLQKPISEEEKLVKERKSRVLQRQQRLHERRSRYAVGSEIKIMSLLSEKFMSDEETDPEDDTTFIKRTLSWRSPKLTKMIMKLDKRYNKNKDDSRPLKPRRNGEYSAWSIPKNAPSWAICASSTELSFPDHDLCTTSPEMGPLPVSEPENSDTSNREDQTLSSDESDDSSDEELNEWLQSATGVCGTISD; this is encoded by the exons ATGCACATGCACCATAATTTGAATTTTCTTCTTAACTCATTTAGGTACCTGCATCCGGACTCTAATGGAGTAAATCCTACTAATTTTTATGGCAATAGTGGAGGTACATTTACTAGAGGCGATCAGAGAGTTACACCATCTCGTCATCACACTTCTCCACCATCTCGATTGGAATACAATTCTTCCAATCAAGATCAAGCTGTGTTTATGTCTATGCTTCAATCCATGAGCATGTCTCTCAGTGGCATTCAAGCTCAGTTATCCACCATGGACCAGAAATATGAAAGACAGGAAAAGCAGCTTTCAGAGCTGAAAAGCAGCGTTAAAATTCTAGGAAAGCAAAAGCAAGCTGTCACAGTACAACCCAAATCTCGAAAGAGTCCTCGTGGAATAAGT GCTTGTGTACGCAGTGTACATGCCACGCTTCTTGAAAGAGAGCAATTCAAGGCTGATGAAAG TGCGAAGTCACCACATAACAAAACAACAATCGAAACCCTTGTTAATAAAATAAAAGGGCAAGATTATCCTGATAGGACAAAGATTGCTT ATGCTGCTAAGAAATACCATGAATATTTGGTAAGGCTCCAAAAGCCCATATCAGAGGAAGAAAAACTTGTCAAAGAGAGAAAATCAAGAGTTCTTCAGAGGCAACAGCGG cttcATGAAAGACGTAGTCGATATGCTGTTGGTAGTGAAATTAAAATCATGAGCTTGCTAAGTGAGAAGTTTATGTCAGATGAAGAAACTGACCCTGAGGATGATACAACATTCATTAAACGTACACTGTCGTGGAGGTCACCCAAACTTACCAAGATGATAATGAAACTTGATAAAAGATATAACAAAAACAAAGATGATTCTAGGCCACTGAAGCCTCGAAGGAATGGTGAATACTCTGCATGGTCAATTCCCAAAAATGCTCCATCCTGGGCTATCTGTGCAAGTTCAACTGAATTAAGCTTCCCTGACCACGATCTATGCACCACCAGCCCTGAAATGGGACCACTGCCAGTTAGTGAGCCAGAGAACTCTGATACCAGTAACAGAGAAGACCAAACATTATCGTCTGATGAAAGTGATGACAGTTCAGATGAAGAACTGAATGAATGGCTACAGAGTGCTACTGGTGTATGTGGGACAATAAGTGACTGA
- the LOC136250742 gene encoding uncharacterized protein isoform X2, translating to MSMLQSMSMSLSGIQAQLSTMDQKYERQEKQLSELKSSVKILGKQKQAVTVQPKSRKSPRGISACVRSVHATLLEREQFKADESAKSPHNKTTIETLVNKIKGQDYPDRTKIAYAAKKYHEYLVRLQKPISEEEKLVKERKSRVLQRQQRLHERRSRYAVGSEIKIMSLLSEKFMSDEETDPEDDTTFIKRTLSWRSPKLTKMIMKLDKRYNKNKDDSRPLKPRRNGEYSAWSIPKNAPSWAICASSTELSFPDHDLCTTSPEMGPLPVSEPENSDTSNREDQTLSSDESDDSSDEELNEWLQSATGVCGTISD from the exons ATGTCTATGCTTCAATCCATGAGCATGTCTCTCAGTGGCATTCAAGCTCAGTTATCCACCATGGACCAGAAATATGAAAGACAGGAAAAGCAGCTTTCAGAGCTGAAAAGCAGCGTTAAAATTCTAGGAAAGCAAAAGCAAGCTGTCACAGTACAACCCAAATCTCGAAAGAGTCCTCGTGGAATAAGT GCTTGTGTACGCAGTGTACATGCCACGCTTCTTGAAAGAGAGCAATTCAAGGCTGATGAAAG TGCGAAGTCACCACATAACAAAACAACAATCGAAACCCTTGTTAATAAAATAAAAGGGCAAGATTATCCTGATAGGACAAAGATTGCTT ATGCTGCTAAGAAATACCATGAATATTTGGTAAGGCTCCAAAAGCCCATATCAGAGGAAGAAAAACTTGTCAAAGAGAGAAAATCAAGAGTTCTTCAGAGGCAACAGCGG cttcATGAAAGACGTAGTCGATATGCTGTTGGTAGTGAAATTAAAATCATGAGCTTGCTAAGTGAGAAGTTTATGTCAGATGAAGAAACTGACCCTGAGGATGATACAACATTCATTAAACGTACACTGTCGTGGAGGTCACCCAAACTTACCAAGATGATAATGAAACTTGATAAAAGATATAACAAAAACAAAGATGATTCTAGGCCACTGAAGCCTCGAAGGAATGGTGAATACTCTGCATGGTCAATTCCCAAAAATGCTCCATCCTGGGCTATCTGTGCAAGTTCAACTGAATTAAGCTTCCCTGACCACGATCTATGCACCACCAGCCCTGAAATGGGACCACTGCCAGTTAGTGAGCCAGAGAACTCTGATACCAGTAACAGAGAAGACCAAACATTATCGTCTGATGAAAGTGATGACAGTTCAGATGAAGAACTGAATGAATGGCTACAGAGTGCTACTGGTGTATGTGGGACAATAAGTGACTGA